DNA sequence from the Bacteroidales bacterium genome:
CGTTGAAAAACTGGATCGAGGATGAACTTACCGGCAAATATTCCGGCGGTGCTCCGGATAGCCATACCACGCCTATATCGACTACTGTGAATGCATACCTGGCATCCATATCTTCAACTGTGTCGATCCCGTTGCCGACGGCAGCAGAATATGCCGATCCGCCATACAGCAATACTGTAGCTAATGTTATTGATGCTTTCAATACGGATTGGGCAACCATCCAGGCAGATATTGTGGCTGCCGGCGCTGCATCATCCAATGGATTCGTGTTCTACAACGGCGGTTTGAACTACTATAAGGTCATGATCAAACATGACAATAGCGATGCCGACGATGTAGTCAATGAGTTCGGAGAGTTCGGCGTAGTACGCAACTCTGTTTACGATGTCAATATTACTGCGTTCAACAATCCCGGATATCCGACCATTCCTGCCCCGGATCCGAATGCCCCGGACGAAGACGAAAAAGTATGGCTTTCTGTGCAGATCAATGTTAACCCGTGGACCTGGTACACTCAAAATGAGATACTGTAAATAATTAAAAACGGAGGGTAGCGCCTTCGCGCGCTCCTCCGTTTTAGATATTTTGATTTTGCCTGTAATGAAGATAAGAGATCTGATATACAAACTGGTTTTACTCTGCCTCGCAGTAAGTCTGTGGCCGCTCCACTCCTGCAACAGTTTCCGTGAATATTTACCGGAATGCCGTCTTTATGTGCAGTTTAGTTATGACCACAACATGCTTTCGGCAGATGTATTCCATAAGCAGGTAGATAAAGTAGAGTTGTATATTTTTGACACTGACGGTATATTTCTGTTCAAACAGACCGACGAAGGCGCTCTTCTCGCCAGGGAAGATTACCGGATGGAAGTATTTATCCCCACAGGGAGATACAGGTTCATCGTATGGGCCGGAGCGCATGATTCTTACGAGATAGCTTCGCTCATTCCGGGTACATCTGATATTGAAGAACTGAAATTGAAGCTGAAACGCAGCCAGAACCTCATTATAGATAAAGAACTGGAACCACTTTGGTACGGCGAGATCACCGATGTTGATTTTACAGGAAGAACCACCCAAACCGAGGTTGTCAGCCTTATTAAAGACACCAACAAACTCCGTTTTGTATTCCAGGGACAAACCCCTGCATGGACGATCAATGTGGACGACTATAGTTACCAGATACTCGAATCGAACGGA
Encoded proteins:
- a CDS encoding FimB/Mfa2 family fimbrial subunit — protein: MKIRDLIYKLVLLCLAVSLWPLHSCNSFREYLPECRLYVQFSYDHNMLSADVFHKQVDKVELYIFDTDGIFLFKQTDEGALLAREDYRMEVFIPTGRYRFIVWAGAHDSYEIASLIPGTSDIEELKLKLKRSQNLIIDKELEPLWYGEITDVDFTGRTTQTEVVSLIKDTNKLRFVFQGQTPAWTINVDDYSYQILESNGYLNYDNSLLSDDILSYEPYHTKQESAQAAAVELNTMRLMADRQTRFVVTHKATGNVVFDIDLVYFLRLTEMEMYNTWDEQEYFDRKDEYVIVFFFSEQSDPDGPWVAVRVNINTWTWYFQTEG